A stretch of Fundicoccus culcitae DNA encodes these proteins:
- a CDS encoding sugar phosphate isomerase/epimerase family protein, which translates to MVKAKIGAQGFTVKQQFKDLGPYETMKRIADIGYHAIEISQVDMTAENVAEIKRASEDFKIEIASLSAGLKPNFPGQESLTTDYDKIVQDCRTLNCDLLRIGMLPRESMESLETVLEFCNDVNEVTKRLKEDGITLYYHNHHIEFAKYDGEYMLDIIRKNAPLLGFELDVHWIHRGGADPVKVIKDYKGKVELIHLKDYRISPLPKEAMDAYRNGDNATFGKYFQNLVQFGELGTGSLDFKAIIEQSIDSGARYLLVEQDDTYGRDPFESLKESLDYLVELGYGHLI; encoded by the coding sequence ATGGTTAAAGCAAAAATTGGTGCACAGGGTTTTACCGTTAAACAACAGTTTAAAGACTTAGGTCCTTATGAAACAATGAAACGAATTGCAGACATTGGTTATCATGCCATTGAAATTTCGCAGGTAGATATGACGGCGGAGAATGTAGCTGAAATTAAAAGAGCCAGTGAAGATTTCAAGATTGAAATTGCTTCCTTAAGTGCCGGCTTAAAACCAAATTTCCCTGGTCAAGAATCATTAACGACTGACTATGACAAAATTGTTCAAGATTGTCGGACGTTGAACTGCGATTTATTAAGAATTGGTATGTTACCGAGAGAATCGATGGAATCATTAGAGACCGTTTTGGAATTTTGTAATGATGTTAATGAAGTGACTAAGCGCTTAAAAGAAGATGGTATTACTTTGTATTATCATAATCACCATATTGAATTTGCTAAATATGATGGTGAATATATGCTTGATATTATCCGTAAAAATGCCCCTTTACTTGGATTTGAATTAGATGTTCATTGGATTCACCGGGGTGGAGCTGATCCTGTTAAAGTAATCAAAGATTACAAAGGTAAAGTTGAATTAATCCACCTAAAAGACTATCGTATTAGCCCTCTTCCAAAAGAAGCTATGGATGCCTATCGTAATGGTGATAACGCAACTTTTGGAAAATATTTCCAAAACCTGGTGCAATTTGGTGAATTAGGAACGGGAAGTTTGGACTTTAAAGCAATTATCGAACAAAGTATTGATTCTGGAGCACGTTATTTGTTAGTTGAACAGGATGATACTTACGGACGTGACCCGTTTGAAAGCTTAAAGGAGTCTTTAGATTATTTAGTTGAGTTAGGATACGGTCATTTAATTTAA
- a CDS encoding Gfo/Idh/MocA family protein — translation MSKKLKFGIIGCGNQGSAYASFIEDGLVPSMELVAICDIDSKQTDKLSQKYPAKEVFSDYKALIDSGLVEAIVTTVPHYLHPEIAMYAISKGVHVLNEKPAGVYTKQVKELNAFAAKHPDVTYAIMFNQRNNPLYQRIKQIVDNGEIGAIRRTNWIITTWYRPDAYYGQSEWRATWGAEGGGVLVNQAPHQLDLIQWIAGVPKAVYAKAAYGYKRDIAVEDEVTAVLDYGNGATGVFITATHDILGTDRLEIFGDKGKIIVEDSKKVTVKRLYKSEQEINAGIKASGTRFEFPDGKQPNEIAEEEVFTTDSVWGAQHSGVLENFARHILHGEPLLAPGADGIHGVRLANAIHLSSWLGKEVSLEDFDDDLYLSMLNEKIEEEGKYAPKP, via the coding sequence TTGAGTAAGAAATTAAAATTTGGCATTATTGGTTGTGGAAACCAGGGATCTGCTTATGCAAGTTTTATTGAAGATGGGTTAGTTCCCAGTATGGAATTAGTGGCGATTTGTGATATTGATTCAAAGCAAACAGATAAACTATCACAGAAATATCCCGCTAAAGAAGTTTTTTCTGACTATAAAGCATTGATTGATAGTGGTCTGGTTGAAGCAATCGTAACGACCGTTCCGCACTATTTGCATCCTGAAATTGCTATGTATGCTATCAGTAAAGGAGTACATGTTTTAAATGAAAAACCGGCTGGTGTATATACCAAACAGGTTAAAGAATTAAACGCATTTGCAGCTAAGCACCCCGATGTGACTTATGCCATCATGTTTAATCAAAGAAACAACCCCTTGTATCAACGCATTAAACAAATTGTTGATAATGGGGAAATTGGCGCTATTCGTCGGACGAATTGGATTATTACTACTTGGTATCGCCCTGATGCTTACTATGGTCAAAGTGAATGGCGCGCCACTTGGGGAGCCGAAGGGGGCGGTGTGCTTGTTAACCAAGCGCCTCACCAATTGGATCTCATTCAATGGATTGCTGGGGTACCCAAAGCCGTTTACGCTAAAGCCGCCTATGGTTATAAACGTGATATCGCTGTGGAAGATGAAGTGACAGCTGTTTTAGATTATGGCAATGGTGCAACGGGGGTATTTATTACGGCAACGCATGATATTTTGGGGACGGATCGGTTAGAAATATTCGGTGACAAGGGTAAAATTATTGTGGAGGATAGCAAAAAGGTCACGGTAAAAAGACTGTATAAATCGGAACAAGAAATTAATGCAGGCATTAAAGCCAGTGGTACACGTTTTGAGTTTCCAGATGGTAAGCAGCCTAATGAAATTGCTGAAGAAGAAGTTTTCACGACCGATTCTGTTTGGGGTGCCCAACATTCAGGTGTTTTAGAAAACTTTGCGCGACATATTCTACATGGGGAACCTTTGCTTGCACCGGGTGCTGATGGTATTCATGGGGTTCGCTTAGCCAATGCCATTCACTTATCGTCTTGGTTAGGTAAGGAAGTTTCGCTTGAAGATTTCGATGATGACTTATACTTATCCATGTTAAATGAAAAAATTGAAGAAGAAGGCAAATATGCACCTAAGCCATAG
- a CDS encoding ABC transporter ATP-binding protein — translation MRNSPKKLNRLHLLKRLWSYLFHYKWMLLTAILLNIASNLFLLVGPLLSGYAIDAIQLGVGQVQFERVFLLCFYMLVFYLMSSILEYIMSVLMTRLTQKTVRNMRSDLFTKLTRLPVGYFDTHAVGDILSRITYDIDTINTSLSSDFIQVLSSIITIVGSVIMMILISPNLMLVFVVTIPMSILLTKYMTDKFQPLFRQRSAKLGELNGFVEENISGQQTIKVYHQEVTMIESFDALNKQAVDAYYQSEYYGSMVGPSVTFINNLSLSLISVYGAFLYLWGNITLGNLSSFVLYSRRFSGPINEISNIFGELQSAFAAAERVFQLLDEAEEVADIDGAYVFKDVKGDVDFENVTFAYTDEKPIIKHLSLSVKAGDTIAIVGPTGAGKTTLINLLMRFYDPQSGIIRLDGIDIKTATRSSLRLAYAMVLQDTWLFKGTIYDNLTYGSEDASQADVEAAAKAAMIHSYIMSLPQGYQTMIDEDGQSISQGQKQLLTIARAMLLDAQLLILDEATSNVDTTTELKIQEAMNRLMKGKTSFVIAHRLSTIQHADNILVVNHGEIVEQGTHEELLAADGLYNTLYHSQFDKS, via the coding sequence ATGCGGAATAGCCCCAAAAAATTAAATCGCCTACATTTACTCAAGCGCTTATGGTCTTACCTCTTTCATTATAAATGGATGCTTTTAACGGCCATTTTACTAAATATCGCTAGTAATCTGTTTCTTCTAGTCGGTCCCCTACTTTCAGGTTACGCGATTGATGCGATTCAATTGGGGGTTGGGCAAGTCCAATTTGAGCGTGTTTTCCTATTATGTTTTTACATGTTAGTTTTCTATCTTATGTCATCTATATTGGAATATATTATGTCTGTTTTAATGACACGTTTAACCCAAAAAACAGTAAGAAATATGCGGTCTGATTTATTCACTAAACTGACGCGTTTGCCTGTTGGCTATTTCGACACCCATGCTGTTGGCGACATATTAAGTCGAATCACCTACGATATTGATACAATAAATACCTCCTTATCCAGTGATTTTATTCAAGTTTTATCTAGTATAATAACGATTGTTGGCTCCGTTATAATGATGATTCTTATCTCACCCAATCTGATGTTGGTGTTTGTCGTGACCATCCCGATGTCGATTCTGTTAACGAAATATATGACAGACAAATTTCAACCGTTATTTCGTCAACGTTCAGCAAAATTAGGTGAATTAAATGGTTTTGTAGAAGAAAATATTTCTGGCCAACAAACGATTAAAGTATATCATCAAGAAGTTACCATGATTGAAAGTTTTGATGCGTTAAATAAGCAAGCTGTCGATGCTTATTATCAATCGGAGTACTATGGCAGTATGGTAGGTCCATCAGTGACATTTATTAATAATTTGTCTTTGTCTTTAATTAGTGTTTATGGGGCATTTTTGTATTTATGGGGTAATATAACGTTAGGGAATTTATCCTCTTTCGTCCTATATTCCCGCCGCTTTTCAGGACCGATTAATGAGATTTCAAATATCTTTGGCGAGTTGCAGTCGGCTTTTGCTGCAGCTGAACGTGTTTTTCAATTGTTGGATGAAGCTGAAGAAGTTGCCGATATCGATGGTGCTTATGTTTTCAAGGATGTAAAAGGTGATGTTGATTTTGAAAATGTTACCTTTGCTTATACGGATGAAAAACCCATCATCAAACACTTGAGTCTATCGGTGAAAGCTGGTGACACCATTGCCATTGTTGGTCCCACTGGCGCAGGTAAAACAACTTTGATTAACCTGCTGATGCGTTTTTATGATCCGCAATCGGGAATTATCCGTTTAGATGGTATTGATATTAAAACGGCGACTCGGAGTAGCTTGCGCTTGGCTTATGCGATGGTGCTTCAAGATACTTGGTTATTTAAAGGGACAATCTACGACAATTTAACTTACGGTAGCGAAGATGCCAGCCAAGCAGATGTTGAGGCAGCTGCCAAAGCAGCTATGATTCATTCTTACATTATGTCATTACCTCAAGGGTACCAAACTATGATTGATGAAGATGGACAATCCATTTCACAAGGGCAAAAACAGCTGTTAACCATCGCTCGTGCTATGTTATTAGATGCACAGCTACTGATTTTAGATGAAGCCACCTCGAACGTTGATACGACTACAGAATTAAAAATTCAAGAAGCTATGAATCGTTTGATGAAGGGCAAAACATCCTTTGTCATCGCCCATCGCTTATCAACCATTCAACATGCTGACAACATTTTAGTTGTTAACCATGGCGAAATTGTTGAACAAGGAACCCACGAGGAATTATTAGCTGCGGATGGCTTATATAATACCTTGTACCATTCACAGTTTGATAAAAGTTAG
- a CDS encoding ABC transporter ATP-binding protein, translating into MKLILHYIRPYVSKMSFGLMIKFIGTIMDLLLPWILAHIIDNVIPLKDTHLILYWGLAMLLASVTAVVFNIVANRMASAVARDSTETLRHDLFEKIAYLSANQIDKYGVSTLVSRLTTDTYNVNTTIGRMQRIGIRAPILLLGGILVTLKLDPVLTLVLLAAMPFIVITVYFISKIGIPQFSQLQTEVDHLIQIVRENITGARVIKALSKEQYENRRFEATNEKVVVAETKANLTMAINSPLMNLILNISLTLVILVSAYRVNAGMTQPGVIIAFMSYFTIILNAMLSITRIFVIMSRGIASADRIEIILNEEEDLQLMKLDMIETEQHIEFEHVSFAYYHQKNTLNDIHFSVKEGETLGIIGPTGSGKTTIIKLLMRLYDVEQGTIRIKGQNIKSIPKDELYAMFGVAFQKDFLKTDSIQGNIDFGRGLNLNRIHQSTGFAQADEFIDSLDDGLQHAVHAKGSNLSGGQKQRLIVSRALAGSPDILILDDSSSALDYQTDAKLRQAIHQNFKLTTKIIIAQRISSIQHADHIMVLENGRIQGFGNHQTLLASNEHYRHINQSQMGGGIHAE; encoded by the coding sequence ATGAAATTAATTTTGCATTATATTCGGCCTTATGTATCTAAAATGTCTTTTGGTTTAATGATTAAATTTATTGGAACAATTATGGATTTGTTGCTACCTTGGATTTTGGCACATATTATTGATAACGTGATTCCTTTGAAAGACACCCATTTAATTTTATATTGGGGACTAGCAATGCTGCTGGCTTCGGTTACGGCGGTTGTCTTCAATATTGTGGCTAACCGGATGGCTTCAGCTGTTGCCAGAGATAGCACTGAGACGTTACGCCATGATTTATTTGAAAAAATTGCTTATTTGTCAGCTAATCAAATTGATAAGTATGGTGTTTCCACTCTGGTTTCGCGGTTAACAACGGATACCTATAATGTGAATACGACGATTGGCCGGATGCAACGGATTGGCATTCGAGCGCCAATTCTTTTGCTAGGGGGTATTTTAGTGACATTAAAGCTGGACCCTGTTTTAACGCTGGTTTTATTAGCGGCAATGCCTTTTATCGTTATAACCGTCTATTTTATTTCTAAAATTGGTATCCCCCAATTTAGTCAACTGCAAACCGAAGTGGATCATTTAATCCAGATTGTTAGAGAAAATATCACAGGAGCCCGTGTTATTAAAGCTTTATCCAAAGAGCAATATGAAAATAGACGCTTTGAAGCAACCAATGAAAAAGTGGTCGTGGCTGAAACCAAAGCCAATTTAACGATGGCCATCAATTCGCCTTTAATGAACCTGATTTTAAATATTAGTTTGACGCTAGTGATTCTCGTAAGCGCCTATCGCGTCAATGCTGGCATGACCCAACCGGGGGTTATTATTGCTTTTATGTCGTATTTCACCATTATTCTCAATGCCATGTTAAGTATCACGCGTATTTTTGTTATTATGTCGCGTGGAATTGCCTCCGCTGACCGAATTGAAATCATTTTAAACGAAGAGGAAGACCTTCAATTGATGAAATTGGATATGATCGAAACAGAACAGCATATTGAATTTGAGCATGTCTCTTTTGCATATTATCATCAGAAAAATACCTTAAATGATATTCACTTTTCGGTGAAAGAAGGTGAAACTTTAGGCATTATAGGTCCAACGGGTTCAGGTAAAACAACGATTATCAAACTTTTAATGCGGCTATATGATGTTGAACAAGGTACGATTCGGATAAAGGGACAAAATATTAAAAGTATCCCCAAAGATGAACTGTATGCCATGTTTGGAGTGGCTTTCCAAAAAGATTTCCTAAAGACGGATTCAATCCAGGGAAATATTGATTTTGGCCGGGGGCTGAACCTCAATCGCATTCATCAATCAACGGGTTTTGCTCAAGCCGATGAGTTTATAGATTCCTTAGATGATGGTTTGCAACACGCCGTTCATGCAAAAGGGTCGAATTTAAGCGGCGGACAAAAACAACGCCTGATTGTCTCGCGGGCTTTAGCGGGGAGTCCTGATATTTTAATTTTAGATGATTCCTCCAGCGCCTTAGACTATCAAACGGATGCTAAGTTACGGCAAGCGATTCATCAAAATTTCAAGTTAACGACTAAAATAATTATTGCCCAAAGGATTAGTTCCATACAACATGCAGACCATATTATGGTGCTTGAAAACGGCCGGATTCAAGGGTTTGGTAATCATCAAACTTTACTTGCATCCAATGAACATTATCGGCACATCAATCAATCGCAAATGGGAGGTGGTATTCATGCGGAATAG
- a CDS encoding MarR family winged helix-turn-helix transcriptional regulator, which produces MQSFMRMVNRTARLSHLYREAKFKSLRLKGMHHSYINNICRYPGISQESLAQKIIVNKSNVARQLNYLEKVGYIYREVSTVDARERLVYPTAKAFDVLPFITTTLKEWNDLVMSGLSEEEQRYLIKMMEKVFNNATAGVEQLEVGE; this is translated from the coding sequence ATGCAATCATTTATGCGAATGGTAAATCGTACAGCACGTTTATCCCATTTATATCGTGAAGCTAAATTTAAATCCTTGCGTTTAAAGGGGATGCATCATTCATACATTAATAATATTTGTCGTTACCCAGGCATCTCGCAAGAATCATTGGCACAGAAAATTATTGTTAATAAGAGCAACGTCGCCCGCCAGTTAAATTACCTGGAAAAAGTAGGCTATATTTATCGTGAAGTCAGTACCGTTGATGCTAGAGAGCGGTTGGTTTACCCTACCGCTAAAGCCTTTGACGTTTTACCCTTCATAACGACAACCTTAAAAGAATGGAATGACCTAGTTATGAGTGGTTTAAGCGAAGAGGAGCAGAGATATTTAATTAAAATGATGGAAAAGGTATTCAACAATGCGACGGCAGGAGTTGAGCAATTGGAGGTTGGTGAATGA
- a CDS encoding Gfo/Idh/MocA family protein has protein sequence MVAKDGMNYAPKGKINRVVQPGEFAVGVTALDHGHINGMTNGLIEAGATIKYVYDPDPSKVKAYLEEFPDVQIASSLETILDDPEIKLIAAAAVPALRSELGNHVLRSGKDYFTDKTGFTTLSQLEETKKVVAETGHKYWVYFSERLHVEGAVLAGELIKEGRIGKVIQVTGFGPHRLDKEKRPDWFFEKDLYGGILTDIGSHQIEQFLYYTDNKDAKILHSKVANYANPDKPELEDYGDATLVGDNGATFFFKVDWFTPDGLSTWGDGRTFITGTEGTIEIRKYTNVATQATGDHIFLVTKEGEEHLSVNGQVGFPFFGEMILDIMHGTEKAMTQDHIFKAQELCLLAQEQAIQLTSEI, from the coding sequence TTGGTAGCAAAAGATGGCATGAATTATGCTCCAAAAGGTAAAATTAATCGTGTGGTTCAGCCTGGAGAATTTGCTGTAGGTGTAACAGCTTTAGATCATGGGCATATTAATGGGATGACCAATGGCTTAATAGAAGCAGGAGCAACGATAAAGTATGTGTACGATCCGGACCCAAGTAAAGTTAAAGCTTACTTAGAGGAATTTCCTGATGTTCAAATCGCTTCTTCTCTAGAAACCATTCTAGATGACCCTGAAATTAAACTGATTGCAGCCGCTGCTGTTCCAGCCTTGCGAAGTGAATTAGGTAATCATGTTTTACGTTCAGGAAAAGACTACTTTACTGATAAAACTGGCTTTACCACCCTTAGTCAACTGGAAGAAACCAAAAAGGTGGTAGCTGAAACGGGGCATAAATATTGGGTTTATTTCAGTGAACGATTGCATGTCGAAGGGGCCGTTTTAGCAGGAGAACTGATAAAAGAAGGGCGTATTGGCAAAGTTATACAAGTCACAGGATTTGGTCCACACCGTTTAGATAAAGAAAAACGACCGGATTGGTTTTTTGAAAAAGATTTATATGGTGGTATTTTGACTGATATTGGTAGCCATCAAATCGAACAATTTCTCTATTATACAGATAATAAAGATGCCAAAATCCTCCATAGTAAAGTTGCTAATTATGCAAATCCTGATAAACCTGAACTTGAAGATTATGGGGATGCTACTTTAGTAGGTGACAATGGAGCAACCTTCTTTTTCAAAGTCGATTGGTTTACGCCTGATGGTTTATCGACATGGGGAGATGGTCGGACCTTTATTACAGGGACAGAAGGAACCATTGAAATTAGAAAATATACTAATGTTGCTACCCAAGCTACCGGTGATCATATCTTCTTAGTTACTAAAGAAGGTGAGGAGCATTTATCCGTCAATGGTCAAGTAGGTTTTCCTTTCTTTGGAGAAATGATTTTAGATATTATGCATGGTACAGAAAAAGCTATGACACAAGACCATATATTTAAAGCGCAGGAGTTGTGTTTGTTAGCTCAAGAACAGGCGATTCAATTGACAAGTGAGATATAA
- a CDS encoding ABC transporter ATP-binding protein: MSIITVENLSKSYGSQLILNNVNFEIHEKGIIALIGPNGSGKTTLINSLLNLTKIDKGTITILGSSHDNIEIFNKVSLLKDYTVLYPYLSGWDHLSFAANAYKLDKERVDYVINRLNIQSFIHKKTKTYSLGMKQILLIALAILNDSQLMILDEPLNGLDPSRIIEIRELLIALAKEGKTIFLSSHTLLEVEVMTKHVLFLKEGKLYEEWLDKEPNYSLEERYREIFLMNAQ, translated from the coding sequence TTGTCTATAATAACGGTTGAAAATTTATCAAAATCTTATGGTAGTCAATTGATTTTGAATAATGTTAATTTTGAAATCCACGAAAAAGGCATCATTGCACTAATTGGTCCAAATGGATCTGGTAAAACAACATTAATTAATAGTTTATTGAACCTAACCAAAATTGATAAGGGAACAATTACGATCCTTGGGTCATCTCATGATAATATTGAGATATTTAATAAAGTTAGTTTGTTAAAAGATTATACTGTTTTGTATCCTTATTTAAGTGGGTGGGATCATTTATCATTTGCAGCTAATGCTTATAAATTAGATAAAGAAAGAGTAGATTATGTTATTAATAGGCTCAATATCCAATCATTTATTCATAAAAAAACGAAAACCTATTCCTTAGGTATGAAACAAATACTTTTGATTGCGTTAGCTATTCTAAATGATTCCCAATTAATGATTCTAGATGAACCATTAAATGGTTTAGATCCTTCAAGAATTATTGAAATCCGTGAATTACTGATTGCTTTAGCCAAGGAAGGGAAAACTATTTTTCTATCTTCTCATACTTTACTGGAAGTGGAAGTTATGACTAAGCATGTTTTATTTCTAAAAGAAGGAAAATTATATGAAGAATGGTTAGATAAAGAACCCAACTATTCGTTAGAGGAACGTTACCGTGAAATTTTCCTAATGAACGCTCAATAA
- a CDS encoding Gfo/Idh/MocA family protein, which produces MLKVAIIGLGDVSAIHYLGIQYSQTGQLVAVCDKNDALKNKYPNIPFYTDIETMLQTESLDVVHVCLPHYLHYTVTKLCLSYGVHVLQEKPLALSYKEGLALKDIVDNRSPKVAICFQNRNNPTFIQLMEELAKRETGDILAVKALVAWHRGSDYYQTKPWRAQWETAGGGTIINQAVHTLDLMQLIGGSLQSCLASLSNIGEAQIEVEDTAVATFGFNNECQGFYMSTNAYAFNSSVQIEVVTEAAIFILINNALIKHVEGEAPIILARDVPMEGSKSYYGASHGTLIRAFYEAIIHDTDDYIHVEDALPSMLMIDAMKQSSLENRQIKMEEIIHG; this is translated from the coding sequence ATGCTTAAAGTAGCGATTATTGGTTTAGGCGATGTTTCTGCCATCCATTACTTAGGCATCCAATATAGTCAAACAGGTCAATTAGTGGCCGTGTGTGATAAAAATGACGCCTTAAAAAATAAATACCCCAATATTCCTTTTTATACGGATATTGAGACCATGCTACAAACCGAATCACTCGATGTCGTTCATGTATGTCTACCACATTATTTACATTATACAGTCACAAAATTATGTTTAAGTTATGGGGTACATGTCTTGCAAGAAAAGCCACTTGCCTTGTCTTACAAAGAAGGCTTGGCTTTAAAAGATATTGTGGACAATCGTTCACCTAAAGTAGCGATTTGTTTTCAGAATCGCAACAATCCAACCTTTATACAACTGATGGAAGAATTAGCGAAGCGTGAAACAGGTGATATTTTAGCGGTTAAGGCTTTAGTAGCTTGGCACCGAGGAAGCGACTATTATCAGACGAAACCCTGGCGTGCCCAATGGGAAACGGCTGGTGGTGGGACGATTATTAATCAAGCTGTTCACACCTTAGACTTAATGCAACTCATAGGGGGTTCATTACAATCATGTCTCGCCTCCTTGTCAAATATTGGCGAAGCTCAAATTGAAGTCGAAGATACGGCTGTTGCAACTTTTGGTTTTAACAATGAATGCCAAGGCTTTTATATGTCAACTAATGCTTATGCTTTTAATTCGAGTGTTCAAATTGAAGTAGTAACCGAAGCAGCGATATTTATTTTAATAAATAACGCCTTGATAAAGCACGTTGAAGGGGAAGCGCCAATTATATTGGCGAGGGATGTTCCGATGGAGGGAAGTAAATCTTATTATGGCGCGAGCCATGGGACTTTGATTCGAGCTTTTTATGAGGCGATTATTCATGATACGGATGATTATATTCATGTCGAAGATGCTCTACCGTCCATGCTGATGATTGATGCAATGAAACAATCATCGCTTGAAAATAGACAAATTAAAATGGAGGAAATTATTCATGGTTAA
- a CDS encoding AraC family transcriptional regulator, with amino-acid sequence MFHRGQCRFLVGTQIYYLHPGDILLIDGMTVHRAYVVGDENQYLRSVIHFDQNWIKPLLKALNIDDLLRFFSENRNGLIRTFSQEDQAMIESHVLKLEQLNQLDNSYKNEAKRQLAFIQLLLTINDSTIQILAKNQTQQDHKIQLVEEATAFIFKHFKSNFSIEDITKALNVSKSHLSQTFKEVTGYTIMHYTMGFRLSQARNVLMVNHTKSIKDIAYENGFESDAHFSRFFKKFVGVTPSQFRKKHKNIIKGDF; translated from the coding sequence ATGTTTCATCGTGGTCAATGCCGTTTTCTCGTTGGCACCCAAATTTATTATTTGCATCCTGGTGATATCCTTTTGATTGATGGGATGACAGTGCACCGCGCTTACGTCGTCGGCGATGAGAATCAATATTTACGGAGCGTGATTCATTTTGATCAAAATTGGATTAAACCGTTACTCAAAGCGTTAAACATCGATGACTTACTCAGATTTTTTTCTGAAAACCGCAATGGTTTGATTCGAACTTTTTCACAGGAAGATCAAGCGATGATTGAATCGCATGTTCTTAAATTAGAACAATTGAATCAACTGGACAACTCATATAAAAACGAAGCTAAACGTCAATTGGCTTTTATTCAATTACTATTAACTATAAATGATTCAACTATTCAAATATTAGCCAAGAACCAGACCCAACAAGACCATAAAATACAATTAGTCGAAGAAGCCACGGCTTTTATTTTCAAGCATTTTAAAAGTAATTTTAGCATTGAGGATATTACCAAGGCATTAAATGTAAGCAAATCACATCTATCACAAACGTTTAAGGAAGTAACCGGGTATACGATTATGCATTATACCATGGGCTTTCGCTTATCTCAGGCTAGAAACGTTTTAATGGTTAATCATACCAAATCGATTAAAGACATAGCTTATGAGAACGGCTTCGAGAGTGACGCACATTTTAGCCGCTTTTTTAAAAAATTTGTTGGCGTAACGCCAAGTCAATTTAGAAAAAAGCATAAAAACATAATAAAAGGGGATTTTTAA